A stretch of DNA from Candidatus Methylomirabilota bacterium:
GATCCCCGCGTAGTTGCCGTGGTCTAATTGCGAGGGTTCCTGCGCGATGCCGCCCTACGAGACCCCTTTCCGCAACACCTTCTGGAACGTCCCCGACTGGGCCCAGTTCCTTCTGTACGTCCTGTCGGTGGTGGCGATCGGCGCGTTCGCCCTCGGGCTCTGGCAGCGGGTGGCGCTGTGGCGGGAAGGCAAGCCGGAGAACCGGTTCGACCGCGCCCCCGAGCGCCTCCGGATGCTCTGGCGTCACGGCCTCGTTCAGGCGAGGACGCTCAGCCAGCGCTATCCCGGGGTCATGCACGCCCTGATGTTCTGGGGTTTCGGCGTGCTGTTCCTGGGGACGGTCCTCGCCACCATCGACTACGACATCACGCTCCCGCTCGGATTCAAGCTCCTCAAGGGACGCTTCTATCTCCTCTACGAGCTAAGCCTCGACCTCTTCGGGCTGTTCTTCGTCGTCGGCCTCGGCCTCGCCCTCTTCCGCCGGTTCGGCCGGCGCCCCAAGCAGCTCGACCCGACGCCCCACTTTGCGTTCATCCTGGCGCTCCTGCTCGCCATCAACGTCACCGGCTTCGTCATCGAGGCCTGCCGCCTCGCCGTCACCCAGCCCTGGTGGGGACCGTGGTCGCCGGTCGGCTGGGCCCTGGGGCGGGTCTTCCTGGCCGCCGGCCTGACCGAGCCCGCACTGCGCGGACTCCATCTCGGGACATGGATCTTCCACTTCGCCATCTCGTTCGCGTTCATCGCCCTGATCCCGTATTCCTACTTCATCCACCTCATCACGACGCCGCTGAACATCTTCTTCGCGAAGCTCCGGCCCCAGGGGGCGCTCCAGCCCATCCCGAACATCGAGGAGGCCGAGTCGCTCGGGGTCTCCCGGCTCGAGGAGTTCTCCTGGAAGCGGCGGCTCGACTTCGACGCCTGCACCATGTGCGGGCGCTGCCAGGCGGCCTGTCCCGCCTACCTGGCGGGGACGCCGCTGAATCCCAAGCAGATCATCCTCAAGCTCCGCGGGCTCATGCACGCGCCGAACGGGCGCGCGATTCACGGCGACACCATCACGGCCGGCGAGCTCTGGGCCTGCACGACCTGTAACGCCTGCGTCGAGGCCTGCCCGGCGTTCATCGACATCCTCGACACGATCGTCGACCTCCGGCGGTACCTCTCGCTGTCGGAGGGCGCCCTGCCGTCGACCGCCGGCGCGAGCCTTCAGAACATGCAGCGGGCCGGGAACCCCTGGGGCCTGGCGGCCGCCGACCGGCTCGCGTGGGCGGACGGACTGGACGTGCCCCGGCTCCGGGAGGGTGAAGAGGTCGAGTACCTCTACTGGGTCGGCTGCTCCGCGTCCTACGACCGGCGGAACCAGAGCATCGCGCGCGCGGTCGTGACGATCCTCAAGGCGGCCGGCGTCTCGTTCGCGGTGATGCCGGAGGAGAAGTGCAACGGCGACGCCGCCCGGCGGCTCGGGGAGGAATACACCTACCAGACGCTCGCCACCGAGAATGTCGAGAACCTCAAGCGCTATCGGTTCCGGCGGGTCATCACCGCCTGCCCGCACTGCTTCAACACCATCGGAAACGAGTACAAGCAGTTCGGGGGTGACTTCGAGGTGCGGCACCACTCGGTGGTGATCGCGGAGCTGATCCGCGAGGGGCGCCTCACTCTGACGCGGCCGCGCGAGGAGCTCCTGACCTACCACGACTCGTGCTACCTGGGGCGGTTCAACGGGATCTTCGAGGCCCCTCGCGAGAGCCTCCAGGCGATTCCGGGCATCAGGCTCGTCGAGATGGCTCGGAGCCGGAACAAGGGACTCTGCTGTGGCGGGGGCGGCGGGCACATGTGGATGGAGGTGCGCGGCGAGAGGCGGATCAACGAGATCCGGGTCGAGGAAGTCCTGACCACGCGGGCCACGACGGTCGGGACCGCCTGCCCGTTCTGCATGGCGATGGTGGACCTCGGGCGGAAGGTGAAGGGCGTGGAGGACACGCTCCAGGTGAAGGACATCGCCGAGCTCGTCGCGGAGGCCTTGCCGTGAGGCGCCCGGGGCGAGCGCTCGCGATCGCGCTGATCGCGCTCGCGGCCGGCGCGACGGGGGCGGCGGGCCAGGGCCGGTTCTTCAGCACCGAGGGCGCCAAGGCCCTCGACATGGCCAAGGCGGCCGACGAGGGTGCCGC
This window harbors:
- a CDS encoding heterodisulfide reductase-related iron-sulfur binding cluster, which gives rise to MPPYETPFRNTFWNVPDWAQFLLYVLSVVAIGAFALGLWQRVALWREGKPENRFDRAPERLRMLWRHGLVQARTLSQRYPGVMHALMFWGFGVLFLGTVLATIDYDITLPLGFKLLKGRFYLLYELSLDLFGLFFVVGLGLALFRRFGRRPKQLDPTPHFAFILALLLAINVTGFVIEACRLAVTQPWWGPWSPVGWALGRVFLAAGLTEPALRGLHLGTWIFHFAISFAFIALIPYSYFIHLITTPLNIFFAKLRPQGALQPIPNIEEAESLGVSRLEEFSWKRRLDFDACTMCGRCQAACPAYLAGTPLNPKQIILKLRGLMHAPNGRAIHGDTITAGELWACTTCNACVEACPAFIDILDTIVDLRRYLSLSEGALPSTAGASLQNMQRAGNPWGLAAADRLAWADGLDVPRLREGEEVEYLYWVGCSASYDRRNQSIARAVVTILKAAGVSFAVMPEEKCNGDAARRLGEEYTYQTLATENVENLKRYRFRRVITACPHCFNTIGNEYKQFGGDFEVRHHSVVIAELIREGRLTLTRPREELLTYHDSCYLGRFNGIFEAPRESLQAIPGIRLVEMARSRNKGLCCGGGGGHMWMEVRGERRINEIRVEEVLTTRATTVGTACPFCMAMVDLGRKVKGVEDTLQVKDIAELVAEALP